TGCACAGCGCGAACGTGAGGAAGGACGGCGAGGCGTTGAGCCACAGGAAGAGCGGGACGACGCTCACGCCGATCAGCACCGCGGTCGGGATCATGAAACGCAGCCTGCCGTGGCGGTCGCCCAGCAGCCCCACGAGCGGGGTGACGAAGGTCAGGACGGCCCCGGCGATGAACAGCGCGGTGAACGACAGCGAGGCGTCCAGGCCCAGTTGACCGATGCCGTACGTCGGCAGGTACTGGAGCATGAAGTTCAGCGCGGTCGAGACGATCAGCGCACCGCCGGCGATCAGCAGCCCGCCCCAGTGGTCGCGGAAGACCGACACGATCGGGGAGGGCTTCGGGGCGGCCGACTCCAACTGCGGTGCCAGCGCCGGGGATTCGTCCATGTAGCGCCGTACGAAATAGCCCACCGGTCCGATCAACAGCCCGAACGCGAACGGCACGCGCCACCCCCACGACGTCATCTGCGCATCCGACAGCACAGCCGTGAGCACCGCCGCGAAGCCGGCCGCCATGAGGGTCGACAGCCCCTGACTGGCGAACTGGAAGCTGCCCAGGAAGCTCTTGCGCCGCTCGTCCTGCTCGACCAGGAACGACGTCGCCGCCCCGAACTCGCCCCCGGCGGCGAACCCTTGGATCAGCCGCGCGAGCACGATCCCCAGGGTCGACGCGATACCGAGGGTCGAGTACCCGGGCATCACCGCGAGCAGCAGCGTGCCGAGCACCATGAGCCGGATCGACAACACCAGTGCTTTCTTACGGCCGTTGCGGTCCGCGTACGCGCCGAGCAGCAGCCCACCGAGCGGCCGGATCAGATACGTCACGCCGAACACGGCGTAGGCCTGCACCAGTTGGACGCCGGGGTTGCC
The nucleotide sequence above comes from Streptomyces sp. N50. Encoded proteins:
- a CDS encoding MFS transporter — protein: MTAPSPQPIQSAHPDDTRAPSRPTARRAIAVASIGNALEFFDLALYALMASYIGRTFFPGGNPGVQLVQAYAVFGVTYLIRPLGGLLLGAYADRNGRKKALVLSIRLMVLGTLLLAVMPGYSTLGIASTLGIVLARLIQGFAAGGEFGAATSFLVEQDERRKSFLGSFQFASQGLSTLMAAGFAAVLTAVLSDAQMTSWGWRVPFAFGLLIGPVGYFVRRYMDESPALAPQLESAAPKPSPIVSVFRDHWGGLLIAGGALIVSTALNFMLQYLPTYGIGQLGLDASLSFTALFIAGAVLTFVTPLVGLLGDRHGRLRFMIPTAVLIGVSVVPLFLWLNASPSFLTFALCTTVLALLKAVYFGTLPSVMADVFPARSRATGLSFSYNTTVALFGGFTPTIAAALIEATGSPVAPGYYLLVTAVLSAAALTTALRTHRIR